From the Helicoverpa zea isolate HzStark_Cry1AcR chromosome 28, ilHelZeax1.1, whole genome shotgun sequence genome, one window contains:
- the LOC124643737 gene encoding vacuolar protein sorting-associated protein 37A, with the protein MLPRQYYGEQEMRKRQIDTLKIFNDHVVEVKDNAEYRVEFIADAKNMSLTVVLGPEFPNEKPSIFVNPPIPHPWIGENSNQVIGAPGLLNYTLHSDLGRVVQAIIREFQKSMPKLSNSEEVPKSNDVSPQANFNVQSMIFPELNDCCVEELQEILHNTDLQDKIIEVNPQLVEMDLETEELMNSIENIAQENIAKQQQLDDLKTEVIDRISTIVQMKMNFEELNRKHMKLAEMYDPHRIRDCLKEAALKADEESEVIAEQFLTGNMPVETFIAKFAEKRGLGQARRAREERIAHQLAQLDRATTKS; encoded by the exons ATGCTGCCACGGCAGTACTACGGGGAACAAGAGATGCGAAAACGTCAAATAGATACGCTAAAAATTTTCAACGATCACGTAGTCGAAGTGAAGGATAATGCTGAATATCGCGTCGAATTCATAGCTGACGCTAAAAATATGAGCTTAACAGTGGTACTAGGACCAGAATTTCCTAATGAAAAGCCTTCAATTTTCGTTAACCCGCCGATACCTCATCCGTGGATTGGTGAAAACTCCAATCAAGTTATAGGTGCCCCTGGTCTGTTGAACTATACGTTACATTCAGATTTAGGTCGTGTAGTCCAAGCTATTATAAGGGAGTTTCAGAAATCGATGCCTAAGCTCTCAAATTCTGAAGAAGTGCCAAAAAGTAATGATGTGAGCCCTCAAGCGAACTTTAATGTACAATCAATGATATTTCCTGAGTTAAATGATTGCTGTGTTGAAGAGTTGCAGGAGATATTGCATAATACTGATTTACAG gacAAAATAATAGAAGTAAACCCCCAACTCGTAGAAATGGACCTCGAAACGGAAGAACTAATGAACAGTATCGAGAACATAGCCcaagaaaatattgcaaaacAGCAACAGTTAGACGATTTAAAGACTGAAGTTATCGACCGCATATCAACCATCGTTCAGATGAAGATGAACTTTGAAGAGTTGAACCGTAAGCATATGAAGTTAGCGGAGATGTATGATCCGCATCGGATTAGAGATTGCTTGAAGGAGGCTGCGTTAAAGGCTGATGAGGAGTCCGAGGTTATTGCGGAGCAGTTCTTGACAG GTAACATGCCAGTAGAAACCTTCATAGCGAAGTTTGCCGAAAAAAGAGGTCTCGGTCAAGCTAGACGGGCGAGAGAAGAACGGATTGCACATCAACTGGCACAATTAGACAGAGCCACGACCAAAagctaa